A segment of the Candida albicans SC5314 chromosome 2, complete sequence genome:
AGTGATTTACATGATAGTTTAGTATTGACTAAACTTGTCAATAGATTAATTTATGAAGTGACTTTGAACCCAGACCATCCAATGAACAAAAAAGCCAATTTATATTATCTCACGCCCATATACACCAAACCAACTtttaaattacaaaaactAGAAAATCTACTGGATTTGctcaaatttttaaatttgatccTTAGTATCAATGTCAGTTCCATAAGTCCAGAAAACATTTTTGATGGTGATCTTAAACTAACATTGGGGTTAGTTTGGTCGTTATTCATATTCAATACAGCAAGTGTATTTCCTGGAACTCCAACTTATCTGGGtatcaaaacaattttattaaaatggATTAATGGGATTTTAACAGATACATCTATAAGAAATTTTAGTAAAGATTGGGCTAATGAACCGGAAACAATTTTATGTGAAATAATATCTAATTATGATGCAAATATACCTTGTGGAATGAATTTATCAGAATTATTGGATTATCTTGAAGAATCTATTGCTTTTCCCAAACTAATAGAACCAGATGATTTCCAatataatgatgaaaaatgtttgattgtttttttggttgaattatataagatttttgaaattgaaaaaagttaTAATAATGTTGCTGTTGATAATCTGCTTGGATTTGATCAAGTGATTACGGCAACggttgaaattttcaaattgaaaagtaAATACGAATCAGAAGctttgaaattatcaaaccaattaaatactttaattaatcaattatctTTAGATATttctgatttgaaaaatgatttcACTATGGATATATTGTCttgtttaaaattattggaaGATTCAATATTGGATTCAACAAAGTTGACTCATTTCCAAAATAGTTTTAATCATTTAAATGTAAAACTCACATCATTAGTCAATATATTAcaaagatttcaaaatttccgatttgaaattaaatccGAATTGGTCTATCAAAGCTATCcacaaattattcaaatactTGGTTCAATCAAAAGCATGTTACAATCATTTGGAGACATTGATTATATTCCTGCAAGCAAAACGTTAAACATAGATCCTATTTCCACTAAATTAGAACAACTAATAACATTAGACTCTTTGATCTTAGCAGAAATCAGTGAAGTGATA
Coding sequences within it:
- the ABP2 gene encoding Abp2p (Putative alpha-actinin-like protein; induced by alpha pheromone in SpiderM medium), giving the protein MFQKQKVSPWEYLQEATLVKWVNTKLIEDTLSPQTPTSSCKNISETINNLTSDLHDSLVLTKLVNRLIYEVTLNPDHPMNKKANLYYLTPIYTKPTFKLQKLENLSDLLKFLNLILSINVSSISPENIFDGDLKLTLGLVWSLFIFNTASVFPGTPTYSGIKTILLKWINGILTDTSIRNFSKDWANEPETILCEIISNYDANIPCGMNLSELLDYLEESIAFPKLIEPDDFQYNDEKCLIVFLVELYKIFEIEKSYNNVAVDNSLGFDQVITATVEIFKLKSKYESEALKLSNQLNTLINQLSLDISDLKNDFTMDILSCLKLLEDSILDSTKLTHFQNSFNHLNVKLTSLVNILQRFQNFRFEIKSELVYQSYPQIIQILGSIKSMLQSFGDIDYIPASKTLNIDPISTKLEQLITLDSLILAEISEVILNTNSEELFIKLSKLKDVKTKHKSVKTECETTIEYFLGFFRKLEMFESSLQSSPPLKYFEARDPSDFDITPDIFNQFKTVILRHNNCHHDKLFRVLQEQFVPSDFSNTTLEFFTRLIPIKASPISSNDSSFDLTSSTSVDDDDIFDELQQKLDFHLSLTNNKIYDIQEFIRRFENGFKL